A genomic segment from Sparus aurata chromosome 10, fSpaAur1.1, whole genome shotgun sequence encodes:
- the LOC115589974 gene encoding gastrula zinc finger protein XlCGF57.1-like, whose amino-acid sequence MSKVQILRSLVKQRLTAAAEEICALFERTIAEYEEELCRSTEQNQRHRNLLDSALTPQLRLHRADVQQLLFGQKKVYPKQQEWSSSLDQQDPEPPHIKDEQEELWTNQEEADITEFTFTLVPVKHEDDDEEKLQSSQLHQRQTEQMEIEADGQDCGGPEPARSSVPDRHLQSETEDRTGDSLEPETEDSPEPEAEDSPEPETEDSLEPEAEDSTEPEAEDSTEPEAEDSPEPEAEDSPEPQGKDNDDVWSETKEPQSSSNAQKNIEVPVSGVGCGSGEEQFTSSDCGERSSKNSKLRSFKRIKTGEKPFSCRECGERFSQQQNLIRHAKMHMGEKPFSCPECGKRFVRKQHLITHTKIHTGEKPFSCLECGKRFSQQQNLFTHTKIHTGEKPFSCHECGKSFVRKPDLIRHTKIHTGEKPFNCRECSKSFSQQHNLITHTKIHTGEKPFSCRECGKRFSRQESLIRHTKIHTGEKPFSCGECGKRFNQQQNLIRHTKIHTGEKPFSCRECGKRFNQQQNLITHTKIHTGEKPFSCRECGKSFVRKQNLITHTKIHTGEKPFSCGECCKRFTRQQHVITHIRTHKG is encoded by the exons atgtctaaagtccagattctgagatcgttggtgaagcagcgactgactgcggctgctgaggagatatgtgcgctgtttgaaaggacgatagcagagtacgaggaggaactgtgtcggtccacagagcagaaccagcgacACCGGAACCTACTGGACTCTGCTTTAACGCCTCAGCTTCGGTTACACAGAGCAG atgtccagcagctgttgtttggtcagaaaAAGGTTTATCCCAagcagcaggagtggagctccagtctggaccagcaggacccagagcccccacacattaaagatgaacaggaggaactgtggACTAATCAGGAGGAAGCTGATATCACTGAGTTCACATTCACTCTTGTCCCTGTGAagcatgaagatgatgatgaagagaaacttCAGTCCTCgcagcttcatcaaagacaaactgaacagatggaaaTAGAAGCTGATGGACAGGACTGtggtggaccagaaccagccaggagCTCAGTTCCAGATAGACATTTACAATCAGAGActgaagacaggacaggagactctcttgaacctgagacagaagactctcctgagcctgaggctgaagactctcctgaacctgagacagaagacTCTCttgaacctgaggctgaagactctactgaacctgaggctgaagactctaCTGAACCTGAAGCAGaggactctcctgaacctgaagcagaggactctcctgaacctcaggGTAAAGACAATGATGATGTTTGGAGTGAGACCAAAGAACCTCAGTCAAGTTCAAATgctcagaaaaacattgaagtcCCTGTAAGTGGTGTAGGATGTGGTTCTGGCGAGGAACAGTTTACTTCCTCTGACTGTGGTGAAAGATCtagcaaaaactcaaaactgaggAGTTTTAAGAGGATTAagactggagagaaaccatttagttgtcgTGAATGTGGTGAAAGATTTAGCCAGcagcaaaatcttatcagaCACGCAAAGATGCACAtgggagagaaaccatttagttgtcctgaatgtggtaaaagatttgtCCGAAAGCAacatcttatcacacacacaaagattcacacaggagagaaaccgttcagttgtcttgaatgtggtaaaagattcagccaacagcaaaatcttttcacacacacaaagattcatacaggagagaaaccgttcagttgtcaTGAATGTGGTAAAAGTTTTGTCCGAAAGCCAgatcttatcagacacacaaagattcacacaggagagaaaccgtttaATTGTCGTGAATGCAGTAAAAGTTTCAGCCAACAGCAtaatcttatcacacacacgaAGATtcatacaggagagaaaccgttcagttgtcgtgaatgtggtaaaagattcagccGACAGGAAAgtcttatcagacacacaaagattcacacaggagagaaaccatttagttgtggtgaatgtggtaaaagattcaaccaacagcaaaatcttatcagaCACACGAAGATtcatacaggagagaaaccgttcagttgtcgtgaatgtggtaaaagattcaaccaacagcaaaatcttatcacacacacgaAGATtcatacaggagagaaaccgttcagttgtcgtgaatgtggtaaaagttTTGTCCGAaagcaaaatcttatcacacacacaaagattcacacaggagagaaaccgtttagttgtggtgaatgttgTAAAAGATTTACCCGACAGCAACATGttatcacacacatcaggactCACAAAGGATAG
- the LOC115590001 gene encoding zinc finger BED domain-containing protein 1-like, whose protein sequence is MWSSRTCEPYMSVTVHFMEDWELKSACLQTSYFPQDHTGEHIAEALQEAIKSWNLSPTGLVAVTTDNGSNVVKALQLTKWPRMQCFGHRLHLAIGHSMDDARITRAISLCKRVVSSFSYSWKKRRELGEVQIQLGLPGHQLTTESATRWGSRLQMIERVLEQERALSKVLSSDKKTRPLVPTWQDIEVLEAIKKALKPLQDFTDALSGEEYVTLSYIRPVLHLFNNSLLAPEAGDTELYNSIKSCIVDYLNTKYADPSTSDLLDIASLLDPRFKARYFSGEKLDALKHKVITEAESLPSDQARCLSELPDPPVTEPADRGEAEVAVPPTAKKKKSLASFFEHSTPTTSTTRTQKDAVETELLSYLLSVCVESDADPLKWWRNHEANFPALSCLAKKYLCVPATSFPL, encoded by the exons ATGTGGTCCAGCAGGACCTGCGAACCTTACATGAGTGTTACGGTGCACTTCATGGAGGACTGGGAGTTAAAAAGTGCTTGTCTTCAGACCAGCTACTTTCCACAAGATCATACAGGGGAGCATATTGCTGAAGCCCTACAGGAGGCCATAAAAAGCTGGAATCTCAGCCCAACGGGACTAGTTGCTGTGACGACGGACAACGGGAGTAATGTTGTCAAAGCGCTGCAACTGACAAAGTGGCCAAGGATGCAGTGTTTTGGTCACAGACTTCATCTGGCCATTG GACACAGTATGGATGATGCCCGCATCACACGAGCCATTTCTCTCTGTAAGAGAGTTGTGAGCAGCTTCTCTTACAGctggaagaagagaagagaactGGGTGAAGTGCAAATACAGTTGGGTCTACCAGGTCACCAGCTAACCACTGAGTCAGCCACACGCTGGggatcaagactacagatgATTGAGAGGGTCCTGGAGCAGGAAAGGGCACTTTCTAAAGTCTTGTCTTCTGACAAGAAAACCAGACCACTTGTCCCCACCTGGCAGGACATAGAGGTCCTGGAGGCAATCAAGAAAGCTCTGAAACCCCTTCAAGATTTCACAGACGCTCTCTCAGGAGAGGAGTATGTCACTCTGTCATACATCAGACCTGTGCTCCACCTGTTCAACAACAGTCTCCTGGCACCTGAAGCAGGAGATACTGAGCTGTACAACTCCATCAAGTCCTGCATTGTGGATTACCTCAACACCAAATATGCTGACCCATCCACTAGTGACTTATTGGACATCGCCTCCTTATTGGATCCTCGCTTCAAGGCCAGGTACTTCTCAGGTGAAAAACTTGATGCACTGAAGCATAAAGTCATCACAGAGGCGGAGTCTTTGCCCAGTGACCAGGCCAGGTGTTTGTCTGAGCTGCCTGACCCACCTGTGACTGAGCCTGCAGACCGAGGGGAGGCAGAAGTGGCAGTGCCACCCACAGCTAAAAAGAAGAAATCTCTGGCGAGCTTCTTTGAGCACAGCACACCTACAACAAGCACTACACGCACACAGAAGGACGCAGTAGAAACTGAGCTTTTGAGCTACTTGTTGTCAGTTTGTGTAGAGAGTGATGCTGACCCTCTGAAAtggtggaggaatcatgaagctAACTTTCCAGCATTGAGTTGCCTGGCAAAGAAGTACCTTTGTGTGCCAGCCACCAGCTTCCCTCTGTAA